A region of the Paracoccus pantotrophus genome:
CGAGGCCATTCCCTATGACCGGATGGACCCGCATTCGCAGCGGCTGATGGATGCCTGCGACTGGCGGGCCTTCGACATCACGCCGGACCACATCCGCCGCGCCCGGCAGGGCTATTTCGCCAATATCTCCTATGTCGACGACAAGCTGGGCGAGATCCTGGACGTGCTGGAGCGCACCCGGCAGGAGGCGATCGTGGTCTTCCTGTCGGACCATGGCGAGATGCTGGGCGGCCGCGGGCTGTGGTTCAAGATGAACTTCTTCGAGGGCTCGGCGCGGGTGCCCCTGATGATCGCGGCGCCGGGCATGGCGCCGGGGCGGGTGGAGGTGCCGGTCTCGACCATCGACGTGCTGCCGACGCTTTGCGAGCTTGCCGGCATCTCGATGGCCGAGGTCGCGCCCTGGACCGACGGGCGCTCGCTGGCGCAGGGCGCCGAGGGGCGCGGGCCGGTGGCGATGGAATACGCGGCCGAGGGCAGCATCGCGCCGCTGGTCTGCCTGCGCGACGGCGACTGGAAATACGTCGCCTGCACGGCCGATCCCGAAATGCTCTACAATCTCGCCGAAGACCCGGACGAGCGGGTGAACCGGGCGACCGATCCGGCGGCGGCCGGGGTACTGGCGCGGATGCGGGACATGGCGGCCGAACGCTGGGATCTGGCCGCCTATGACGCCGAGGTGCGCGAAAGTCAGGCCCGGCGCTGGGTGGTCTACGAGGCGCTGCGCAACGGCGCCTATTTCCCCTGGGACCACCAACCGCTGATGCAGGCATCCGAACGCTACATGCGCAACCACATGGACCTGAACGTGCTGGAGGAGGCCAAGCGCTTTCCGCGCGGCGAATAGGGTCGCGCCTGGGCGATCCGCCGCCGGGGGCTGTCTGCCCCCGGACCCCCGAGGATATTTGGCCAAGGGAGAAACAGGCCAGTGTCCCCCGGCCGGGCCGCGACCCTGTGCCGCAGCAAGGAACCCGCGGCGCGGGCGGGGCGTTAGCCCGCCGTCATGAGCCAAGAGGGGATTTCCGCCATGTCCGACCTGCTTGTCATCGCCTTCGACGACGAGGCGACCGGCTTCGAGCTGCGCACCGAACTGGTCAAGATGCAGAAGGAATATCTGATCGAGCTCGAGGACGCCGTGGTCGTCACCCGCCCCTCGGCCGAGGACATCCAGCTGCACCAGGCCGTGAACCTGACCGCGGCGGGCGCGCTTGGCGGCGGCTTCTGGGGCACGCTGGTCGGGCTGATCTTCCTCAATCCGCTGATCGGCGCCGCGGTGGGCGCGGGCGCGGGCGCCATCGCCGGCACGCTGTCCGACATCGGCATCAACGACGATTTCATGCGTGAGCTTGGCCAATCCATCCCGCCCGGCGGCTCGGCGGTATTCATCCTGGTGCGCAAGATGACCGCCGACAAGGTGCTGGCGCGGCTGGAAGGCTTCCACCTGAGGGGCCGGGTGCTGCAAAGCTCGCTGCCCGAGGCCGAGGAGGCGCGCCTGCGCGAGGCCTTCGCCGGCGGCAGGCTGGGCTCGGCGCTCGGCATGCCGCATGTGGACCGGCCTGCCTCGGGGGCGGCGGCGGCGGAAGGATCGGACCCCTCGCCCTCGGCCTGACGCTTGACGCAAGGGGCATGGGCGTGACAGGACGCCGCCATGCCCCACCGCATGGACACCCTTGACGACAATCCCGAGGCGCCGATGCCGCGCCGGCGCCGCGGCCTGCGCGGCTGGCGGCCCCTGCGGCGCCTGGCGCTGTGGCTGTGGTCCTGGCTGCGCTGGATCGGGGCGCGGCTGCTGGCGCTGATGTTCGTGCTGGTCTTCCTGTTTTCCTTCGTCAACCCGCCGACCACCTGGACCATCATCCAGGGCCAGCGCGAATTTCCCGGCCGGGCCTCGCGCGAATGGGTGGGCCTGGACCAGGTCTCGCCGCATATGGTCCGCGCCGTGGTCGCGGCCGAGGATGCGAATTTCTGCAACCACTGGGGCTTCGACATGGTCGAGATCCGCCGGGTCATCGCCTCGGGCTCGTCGCGCGGCGCCTCGACCATCACCCAGCAGACGGCGAAGAACGTCTTCCTGTGGCAGGGGCGCAGCTGGCCGCGCAAGGTGATGGAGACGGCCTATACCCCGATGATCGAGGCGCTGTGGTCCAAGCGCCGCATCGTCGAGGTCTATCTGAACATCGCCGAATTCGGCCGCGGCGTCTTCGGCATCAAGGCGGCCTCGGAGTATTACTTCAAGACCACGCCCGACAAGCTGAGCCTGCGACAGGCGGCGGCGCTGGCCTCGATCCTGCCCGCGCCGCGCACGCGCAACCCGCAGACCGGCTCGGCCCGCACCCGCTCGATCGTCAGCGGCGCCGAGACGATCCGGGCGGATGGCCGCGATTCCTGCCTAGGGCTTGGGCGCTGATCCGCGCCCTGCCCGCGCATCGCGGTTGAAACCGCGCGCCCCTGGGCGTATCAACCGAAGACCCGAGAACGAACCGGTTTTCCCCTGATGAATACTTCCTCGCCCAGTTCCACGATTCGCCTTTACCATGTCGCCCTGTCGCCCTTTTGCCGCAAGGTCCGGCTGGTGCTGGCCGAAAAGCGCATCGAGGTCGAGCTGGTCGAGGATCGTTTCTGGGAGCCGGGCTCGGAAATCATGCGCCGCAACCCCGCCGGCAAGCTGCCGGTGCTGCGCATGGATGGCCGGCTTCTGGCCGAAAGCCAGGCGATCTGCGAATACCTGGACGAGATCCAGCCGCAGCCCTCGCTGATGCCGGCGCTGCCGGCCGAACGCTACGAGGTGCGCCGGCTTTGCGCGTGGTTCGACGACAAGTTCAACGCCGAGGTGACGCGGCCGGTGATGAACGAGCGGGTCTGGAAGAAGGTGATGCGCCTGGGCTATCCGGATTCGCGCACCGTCAAGGCCGGGCTTTCGGCGATCCGCTATCACCTGGACTACATGAAAAGCCTGCTCGAACATCGCCGCTGGCTGGCTGGCGACGTGATGACGCTGGCCGATTTCGCCGCCGCGGCGCATCTGTCCTGCCTCGACTACATCTCGGACGTGGACTGGACCCATTCGGCCGAGGTGCAGGAATGGTATGCCAAGATCAAGTCGCGGCCCGCCTTCCGCAGCCTGCTGGCCGACCACCTGCCGGGCGTTCACCCGGCGCCGCATTATGCGCTGCTCGACTTCTAGGCCGACCGACAGACCGACCGACCCGGCGGAGATCCGTTTGCGGCTGGAACAGCAGGCGCGGGCCGAGGGTTTCTCGGCCCTTGGCATTTGCGCCCCCGACGCGAACCCGCAACTGCCCGAGCGGCTGGCCGCCTTCCTGGCCGAAGGCCGGCATGGCCAGATGGGCTGGATGGCCGAGCGGGCGCATTGGCGCGCCTCGCCCGCAAGCCTGTGGCCCGAGGCGCGCTCGGTCGTCATGCTGGCCGAGCTCTACACGCCCGAGCACGACCCGATGGAGGCCGTCCGCCACAAGGATCGCGGCACGGTCAGCGTCTATGCCCATGGCAAGGATTATCACGACCTGGTCAAGAAGCGGCTGAAGCGCCTGGGCGGCTGGCTGGTCGGGCTGACCGGCTGCGAGATCAAGGTCTTTGTCGACACCGCCCCGGTGATGGAAAAGCCGCTGGCGCAGGCGGCGGGACTGGGCTGGCAGGGCAAGCACACCAACCTGCTGTCGCGGGAGCTGGGCAGCTGGTTCTTCCTGGGCGCGATCTTTACCACGCTGGAGCTGCCCAAGGACGCTGCGGAACGCTCGCATTGCGGCTCGTGCCGGGCCTGCCTCGACGCCTGCCCGACCGGGGCCTTTCCGGCGCCCTATCAGCTGGACGCGCGGCGCTGCATCTCTTACCTGACCATCGAGCACAAGGGGCCGGTCGATCCCGAGCTGCGGCCGATGCTGGGCAATCGCATCTATGGCTGCGACGATTGCCTGGCCGCCTGCCCCTGGAACAAGTTCGCACAGGCAGCGACCGAGCTGCGCTATCACGGCCCCCATGGCGCGCCGGCGCTGGCGGAACTGGCGCAACTGGACGACGCGGGGTTCCGCGAGCATTTCTCGGGCAGCCCGATCAAGCGCATCGGGCGCGACCGCATGGTCAGGAACGTGCTTTACGCCATCGGCAATTCGGGGCTTGCACATCTGCGTCCGCTGGCCGAAGCATTGGCCGATGACCCCGACCCGGCCGTCGCCGACGCGGCACGCTGGGCATGCGAGCGATTGCCATGATCCAGACGCCCCCAAGCCCGCTGCGCGGCATCCTGCTGAAATGCCTCAGCGTGCTGGTGTTCACCATCATGGCCTCGATCGT
Encoded here:
- the betC gene encoding choline-sulfatase, with translation MQRPNILIVMADQLSGVLFPDGPAEFLHVPHLRSLAERSTRYASAYTGSPLCAPGRASFMSGQLPRRTRVYDNAAEFCSDIPTYAHHLRRAGYHTCLSGKMHFVGPDQLHGFEERLTTDIYPADFGWTPDYRRPGERIDWWYHNLGSVTGAGVAEITNQYEYDDEVAYHATRKLYDLARGGDERPWCLTVSFTHPHDPFVARRKYWDLYEGIPELEPPEAIPYDRMDPHSQRLMDACDWRAFDITPDHIRRARQGYFANISYVDDKLGEILDVLERTRQEAIVVFLSDHGEMLGGRGLWFKMNFFEGSARVPLMIAAPGMAPGRVEVPVSTIDVLPTLCELAGISMAEVAPWTDGRSLAQGAEGRGPVAMEYAAEGSIAPLVCLRDGDWKYVACTADPEMLYNLAEDPDERVNRATDPAAAGVLARMRDMAAERWDLAAYDAEVRESQARRWVVYEALRNGAYFPWDHQPLMQASERYMRNHMDLNVLEEAKRFPRGE
- a CDS encoding DUF1269 domain-containing protein, which produces MSDLLVIAFDDEATGFELRTELVKMQKEYLIELEDAVVVTRPSAEDIQLHQAVNLTAAGALGGGFWGTLVGLIFLNPLIGAAVGAGAGAIAGTLSDIGINDDFMRELGQSIPPGGSAVFILVRKMTADKVLARLEGFHLRGRVLQSSLPEAEEARLREAFAGGRLGSALGMPHVDRPASGAAAAEGSDPSPSA
- the mtgA gene encoding monofunctional biosynthetic peptidoglycan transglycosylase, giving the protein MPHRMDTLDDNPEAPMPRRRRGLRGWRPLRRLALWLWSWLRWIGARLLALMFVLVFLFSFVNPPTTWTIIQGQREFPGRASREWVGLDQVSPHMVRAVVAAEDANFCNHWGFDMVEIRRVIASGSSRGASTITQQTAKNVFLWQGRSWPRKVMETAYTPMIEALWSKRRIVEVYLNIAEFGRGVFGIKAASEYYFKTTPDKLSLRQAAALASILPAPRTRNPQTGSARTRSIVSGAETIRADGRDSCLGLGR
- the fzlA gene encoding FtsZ-binding protein FzlA, with translation MNTSSPSSTIRLYHVALSPFCRKVRLVLAEKRIEVELVEDRFWEPGSEIMRRNPAGKLPVLRMDGRLLAESQAICEYLDEIQPQPSLMPALPAERYEVRRLCAWFDDKFNAEVTRPVMNERVWKKVMRLGYPDSRTVKAGLSAIRYHLDYMKSLLEHRRWLAGDVMTLADFAAAAHLSCLDYISDVDWTHSAEVQEWYAKIKSRPAFRSLLADHLPGVHPAPHYALLDF
- the queG gene encoding tRNA epoxyqueuosine(34) reductase QueG, which translates into the protein MRCSTSRPTDRPTDPAEIRLRLEQQARAEGFSALGICAPDANPQLPERLAAFLAEGRHGQMGWMAERAHWRASPASLWPEARSVVMLAELYTPEHDPMEAVRHKDRGTVSVYAHGKDYHDLVKKRLKRLGGWLVGLTGCEIKVFVDTAPVMEKPLAQAAGLGWQGKHTNLLSRELGSWFFLGAIFTTLELPKDAAERSHCGSCRACLDACPTGAFPAPYQLDARRCISYLTIEHKGPVDPELRPMLGNRIYGCDDCLAACPWNKFAQAATELRYHGPHGAPALAELAQLDDAGFREHFSGSPIKRIGRDRMVRNVLYAIGNSGLAHLRPLAEALADDPDPAVADAARWACERLP